A window from Athalia rosae chromosome 5, iyAthRosa1.1, whole genome shotgun sequence encodes these proteins:
- the LOC105684741 gene encoding uncharacterized protein LOC105684741, with the protein MSSHIQKSCVGLEATLSDGKKKYGDKVNALLSAWEHVTNFIPAATPEATQSLIEWVHKHTLKLVLRGEWPKLSPATKTHLGVTLQRCSTHLGRHPAAPRCATLIALVHDPWTRPTLDSILNGQPDPKLEDEFCCSEKGELLTMRLRILCEDRCEDIAVNLAAACVRSLRRSDQLRSVCEAQHVQYMIDVYIVLLYKLKRTQDIFAQLKLMDLREGLELVQRLGGETLTKYGSARVWKNSTRAAELVAQYLVTAGMVRPVDETGSATLEEIINSWALLHSKLKDMAPTLPNMIRKLIEPAESAQHIYIFCGVLGKHFGANIKPLMIELYIRALTTDMNELENQKVKSDKEKVRETARRLSAQFLKLSDVLVENVGIARECVLTAFSLHPTRLCYDRIREMAIACGKVKEIGVSSDENCPPAVLTEFVDKDEEVQQSQTLTTTPTEARGVTRERQTVSLEPNEIPENGCLLSKDIPLSPFKDDCASNVADVCLLHPKRDPATSGPLGELCFNCGEFTGVEIARVKTPEVTPNLERSLDALILIKGDAVTGSANYDEKSAPNQVLDAEKLGVSPQLCDDLAVVLSSPRYHMLSWVLDWKELNGLCEKYLENAEEMRNTNKELKYLNIDYSQFKDWPSEEDTTKDIFYGIEKGYEQWVDVQSDGSEEFGSFQPARNYKRSLTRRSLDDTTDSDSGSVSRLRRPGRPRKIHRLASTDSDYDDDSVDNKTTRFRGVNGNVEGSIIIGTDAGSDTDTNTQDSQTDSLGSDGCRQDKKTQKKQVAGKDVGGKNRGKSKLTVETMSHFHMLVNDNVRRSAEDVSSSDISSNDLITLFSADMDESKCETIKGSAYNAETPLIVTEKRSDPTVLKSLRMFRPHNAKKPTRISQILQKNLLNKTKEGSSGNNAGTGHPKFSPMLGSLNLNPKIILRRSDEVNQKIIPTSKRLSPSDITSELLNLQKNMPFSANKSSSNVGGDKSGSKGNAVSAEQDPPRLVKTINVTGKRPETNFSRSTDIRGKSKFDILAKAVRDSDILAKNVPGLNSLDMMVPARVQPTVNIIQLSRNIPQSPNSVPANSGGTPPRNSRSSAVTGGSIQLPGTPTSSGHDSGVGMSPADRTPPSRSLLQDIGEEANQPPDTPPPSNSLMRTVEPASPRLVENFRGNSGLSPNKSPSPSPSSASNTGNQGNSVPAVPSEQLQIVCKPDGTYRLASVNTNALSSSSSSSSSSSSTSSNLSLTGQRGLLTLQTFEENNFSRQQAQPSSGTSNRIVYDGLSAINVKTVHRTAGQNTPPSLPKFQQAFRKTIYTLTSEATTTADSPSSDVVAQITSLSKTANLSKAVQTSVQNTQTNAGVGVQSITGIPNLQLPTPGRQILNIVQTSDASGGDAGGGGTTTTGGTVIAAPDAINNNPTLAQLVQTSSSPGVIYTHKIPVTISTTNPSQLNIIPHTISRTGSVQANRAPVVKLNIIRTGVPLRQQNITGAIQAVLNAPRVQPNVRHESLIGSPIDVSTNQVSSTTLEQLREFESVLEQVKERSTVQPQPQLQTPGVATTTVQTQTQTQSQTQSQAVMQQSRQTVKHHAATGTLAQQLQIMSSRSGGQASNEFSGGANPGVAFQADAYTPQKVSLAYVDQATNEAQKIVSASTPVVVVTSYCQPAASPALSVTSQSSSSPCVTPAPPPLPSAGKTPPLSAAKTGGKKSTPKSVKTSSTNTSKAPPVPKPQQKPQEDEQTAQRIYAILDEYAEQLRNSPDLNNKPAPRRRSNPPTNPSQSSKRKKSTSGKPKPPGQQNSELSPGTDDLGRTMGSEDSSSGIVHVQDSPVGGLMAEDAQTVVNLDNAPVDVRNLTNDSNDAVEVNLKRRNLIFTDQSNAVGQPRAVIVQETVQTASVSVGEALASVTGKIGSTAVLVPGTNYILPMNLMKGGQQFTIVSGASKLLATVPTSVAGGVSNALVLQSFLNQAGKIIAQPAQVKQVKVPTLQTVNTGGQSIAQQQQQQQQQQSLQQQQQQQQQQQQQQQSLQQQKQHHAVQGPASVVITQSSAGTQFVTTDSVERSNSERSAKSEATNPGAPAASSHQESSGNSIVATKASTVGLMQKNVSEYDADNQQICGVITTSPNLTLQSARLFNSSMGKLSTSAGLKSENVVCLAPATVTQSSVKKYNQETGGAASGIGSAGVEGSQTEKSMSMQTATIALTFAPQSEVGVVNAMHKDVKNSTSAIAAIRGNNKIVSPKSAKRKHDEEPVAETIAKGNSVADSAASATLENAAKLEPETVDNDERKETSGRFLVAGIDSGAVDVGSDILETPTRRNNENVNEAVLRVGNGLLCGSARLHEAWEPERKASSPDTPWRYVPTASSQLGIEPLRVHSSSRDGGNPDGGSGGGGTSGVGSVTGGSPCGVHSVVHIINKGQGIEMASGQLYQTTTTTSATTKKYFMNHTLEPFQQYPSRSQIKAQLNPRLDRELLQQRMERKAAAMERELRLQKSLSEECEDLGVDEPSTSDLFPEADLLFDTNHSPAFDQSSQDATCSSQPLGLKSYNSSSSYFRPLDSSSSSRDASPVTDQKGVERRKNTAQRTLRSLKDSAAKRAKRDRNDDAVAKKISKQSKMDSRQADLSQDESSNSNSDAYSRLSAAGNDSSKDGPDVGIRDHRVKMNSRSSRAATSKSSSPSSTSDLLPSAMKLQDPDDLDSAVTNANNMSTASSGDESLTLMDGGTADVTMPSPLSPPTGPLLSTHKYTYANKKRPLCKSQRTSGKDYMSWESPLSDQERTSSEDEDEGSSIGESIGSQPGESTVVNGLDGDTDPPNPGEKSPDDYRSSYLDKRPRNSLKINARVTLNRNDPPKGAGGGVGCGTVVKRTKNDSIGESGAVSSDKTSEPSDDEGSHHLHPRHATGTADCRARRSSLRGHVKKGCACCNGSPERPKKKSVKVDQKLKKRLASKQLLRKR; encoded by the exons ATGTCTTCGCACATCCAAAAGTCGTGCGTG GGGCTAGAGGCAACATTGAGTGACGGCAAAAAGAAGTACGGGGACAAGGTGAACGCTCTTCTGTCCGCATGGGAACATGTTACTAACTTCATACCTGCGGCAACGCCAGAGGCAACGCAATCGCTCATAGAATGGGTTCACAA GCATACTTTGAAGTTGGTATTACGCGGAGAGTGGCCAAAGTTGTCACCCGCTACAAAGACGCACCTTGGAGTCACCTTGCAGAGATGCTCTACCCACCTTGGCCGACATCCTGCGGCGCctcgatgcgcgactctgatCGCTCTTGTACATGATCCATGGACGCGTCCTACCCTCGACAGTATTCTTAATGGTCAACCAGATCCAAAACTAGAAGACG AATTTTGTTGTTCGGAGAAAGGTGAACTATTAACTATGAGACTTCGAATATTATGCGAGGATCGCTGTGAGGACATAGCAGTCAACCTGGCGGCTGCTTGCGTTCGTTCGCTTCGGAGGAGCGACCAATTGAGATCCGTATGCGAAGCTCAACACGTGCAATACATGATCGACGTCTATATCGTCCTGTTGTACAAGCTCAAACGCACGCAAGACATATTCGCTCAA CTTAAGTTAATGGATCTTCGAGAGGGTTTAGAACTCGTTCAGAGGCTCGGTGGCGAAACTTTGACCAAATACGGTTCGGCAAGGGTCTGGAAGAACTCCACCAGAGCTGCCGAGCTCGTGGCTCAGTATTTGGTCACCGCGGGTATGGTCAGACCCGTCGATGAAACCGGATCCGCCACTCTCGAAGAGATTATAAATTCCTGGGCCTTGCTTCATTCGAAGCTGAAGGATATGGCGCCCACTTTACCCAATATGATACGGAAATTGATCGAACCTGCTGAAAGTGCCCAacacatttatatattttgcgGGGTGCTCGGTAAACAC TTCGGAGCTAACATAAAACCGCTGATGATCGAGCTCTACATTCGGGCACTCACAACGGACATGAACGAATTGGAAAATCAGAAGGTCAAATCGGACAAAGAGAAGGTTCGGGAAACAGCGAGGCGTTTGAGTGCTCAATTTTTGAAGTTGTCCGATGTCTTGGTGGAGAACGTCGGCATAGCGAGGGAGTGCGTGTTGACGGCGTTCTCCCTCCACCCTACAAGACTGTGCTACGACAGAATTCGGGAGATGGCAATAGCGTGCGGAAAGGTGAAAGAAATCGGCGTCTCCTCGGACGAAAACTGTCCACCCGCCGTTCTTACGGAATTCGTAGACAAGGACGAAGAAGTTCAGCAATCGCAAACGTTGACGACCACGCCTACCGAGGCTCGGGGTGTAACTCGTGAAAGGCAAACCGTGAGTCTCGAGCCTAACGAAATCCCAGAAAATGGCTGTCTTCTTTCAAAAGATATTCCCTTGTCGCCGTTCAAGGACGATTGCGCGTCCAACGTGGCCGATGTGTGTCTGTTGCATCCGAAGCGTGATCCGGCGACGAGCGGTCCCCTCGGTGAGCTTTGTTTCAATTGCGGCGAGTTCACGGGCGTAGAAATCGCCAGGGTGAAAACGCCGGAGGTCACGCCGAACCTCGAACGATCTCTCGATGCGCTTATTCTGATAAAAGGCGACGCGGTCACCGGTTCTGCCAATTACGACGAAAAGTCGGCGCCGAATCAAGTCCTGGACGCGGAAAAGTTGGGTGTTTCACCCCAGTTGTGCGACGACCTGGCGGTGGTTTTGAGCAGCCCCAGGTATCACATGCTCAGCTGGGTTTTAGACTGGAAGGAGCTCAACGGGCTTTGCGAAAAGTATTTGGAAAACGCCGAAGAGATGAGGAATACGAACAAGGAGTTGAAGTATCTGAACATCGACTACTCGCAGTTCAAAGACTGGCCTTCGGAGGAAGATACGACCAAGGACATATTCTACGGCATAGAAAAGGGCTACGAGCAGTGGGTCGACGTGCAATCCGATGGCTCCGAAGAATTCGGCAGTTTTCAGCCAGCGAGGAACTACAAGAGATCCCTGACAAGACGGAGCCTCGACGATACGACCGATTCGGACAGCGGCAGCGTTTCGCGTCTACGCCGCCCCGGAAGACCGAGGAAAATTCACCGGCTGGCCTCCACCGACagcgactacgacgacgattccGTGGACAATAAAACCACGCGTTTCAGAGGGGTGAACggaaacgtcgagggttcgaTCATTATCGGCACCGACGCCGGTTCGGACACGGACACGAACACTCAGGACAGTCAGACCGATAGCTTGGGTAGCGACGGATGCAGGCAGGataaaaaaacgcaaaagaaACAGGTGGCCGGTAAAGACGTCGGCGGTAAGAATCGCGGAAAATCCAAGCTCACGGTCGAAACGATGTCgcatttccacatgctggtgAACGACAACGTCAGACGGTCGGCGGAAGACGTGAGCAGTTCGGATATCAGCAGCAACGATCTCATCACGCTGTTCTCCGCCGACATGGATGAGAGCAAGTGCGAGACTATCAAGGGGTCGGCGTACAACGCCGAGACTCCGCTCATCGTCACCGAAAAGAGGAGCGACCCAACGGTCTTGAAATCCCTGCGAATGTTCCGACCTCATAACGCGAAGAAACCAACGAGGATCAGTCAGATATTGCAGAAGAATCTGCTTAACAAAACCAAAGAAGGCAGTTCGGGGAATAACGCCGGCACCGGACATCCCAAGTTTTCGCCGATGCTCGGGTCGCTCAACTTGaatccgaaaataattttaagaaGGAGCGACGAAGTTAACCAGAAAATCATACCGACGTCCAAGAGGCTCAGTCCCAGCGACATTACCAGCGAATTGCTGAACCTCCAGAAAAACATGCCGTTCTCAGCCAACAAAAGTTCATCCAACGTCGGTGGCGACAAATCCGGATCGAAGGGTAACGCCGTGTCCGCGGAGCAAGACCCCCCGAGGCTCGTCAAGACTATAAACGTAACGGGCAAACGGCCGGAGACGAATTTCTCACGTTCCACCGATATTCGGGGGAAATCAAAGTTCGATATCCTGGCGAAAGCGGTGAGGGATTCGGATATCTTGGCGAAAAATGTTCCGGGCTTGAATTCGCTGGACATGATGGTCCCGGCCAGGGTTCAGCCAACGGTCAATATAATTCAGCTGTCGCGGAACATACCGCAAAGTCCGAATTCCGTGCCAGCGAACAGCGGCGGCACACCTCCGAGGAACAGTCGTTCCTCCGCGGTAACCGGTGGCAGCATTCAACTGCCGGGAACACCGACGTCCAGCGGCCACGACAGCGGGGTCGGGATGAGCCCGGCGGACCGCACCCCACCGTCGCGATCTCTGCTCCAGGATATCGGCGAGGAGGCGAACCAGCCGCCCGACACACCGCCGCCCTCCAATTCGTTGATGAGAACCGTAGAGCCGGCGAGTCCCAGGCTGGTGGAAAATTTCCGCGGTAACAGCGGATTGTCCCCGAACAAatcgccgtcgccgtcgccgtcgtcCGCATCGAACACGGGGAATCAGGGGAATTCGGTTCCGGCGGTGCCGTCCGAGCAGCTGCAGATCGTTTGCAAACCCGACGGGACGTACAGATTGGCGTCGGTGAATACCAACGCCTtgtcgtcctcctcgtcctcgtcgtcgtcctcctcgtcgacCTCGTCGAACTTGTCGCTGACGGGACAGCGCGGTCTGTTGACGCTCCAGACGTTCgaggagaataatttttcgcggCAGCAGGCACAGCCGAGCTCCGGCACTTCGAACCGAATCGTCTACGACGGCTTGAGCGCGATCAACGTGAAGACCGTTCATCGGACCGCCGGCCAGAACACACCGCCGAGTCTGCCCAAGTTCCAACAGGCCTTCCGCAAAACGATATACACGCTGACGAGCGAAGCGACGACGACCGCGGACTCCCCGAGCTCGGACGTCGTCGCGCAGATCACCTCGCTGTCGAAGACGGCGAATCTGTCCAAGGCCGTTCAGACTTCGGTACAGAACACGCAGACCAACGCGGGCGTCGGCGTTCAATCGATCACCGGCATTCCGAACTTGCAACTGCCCACGCCGGGGCGACAGATATTGAACATAGTGCAGACCTCGGACGCGAGCGGGGGAGACGCCGGAGGTGGCGGAACGACGACCACCGGCGGCACGGTGATCGCCGCACCCGACGCCATCAACAACAATCCGACCCTCGCGCAGTTGGTGCAGACCTCGTCCTCGCCCGGTGTAATATACACGCACAAAATACCGGTCACCATATCGACGACGAATCCCAGCCAACTCAACATCATCCCGCACACCATATCCCGCACGGGTTCCGTGCAGGCCAACCGAGCGCCGGTCGTCAAACTGAATATAATACGAACGGGCGTTCCGCTGAGGCAGCAGAATATCACCGGTGCGATACAAGCCGTCCTGAACGCACCCCGGGTCCAGCCGAACGTCAGGCACGAGAGCTTGATCGGTTCACCCATCGACGTGTCGACGAATCAAGTCAGTTCCACGACCCTCGAACAACTGAGGGAATTCGAGAGCGTCCTGGAACAAGTCAAGGAGCGCAGCACCGTTCAGCCGCAGCCGCAGCTCCAGACTCCCGGGGTCGCGACGACCACGGTGCAAACGCAAACGCAGACTCAGAGCCAAACCCAGAGTCAGGCGGTTATGCAGCAGTCTCGACAAACGGTCAAACATCACGCCGCCACCGGCACCCTCGCCCAACAATTGCAGATAATGTCGTCGAGGAGCGGCGGACAGGCGAGCAACGAATTCTCCGGCGGCGCTAATCCGGGGGTAGCGTTTCAGGCGGACGCCTATACCCCGCAAAAGGTTTCCCTGGCGTACGTCGATCAAGCGACGAACGAGGCGCAGAAAATCGTCTCCGCGTCGACCCCGGTCGTCGTTGTGACCAGCTATTGTCAACCGGCGGCCTCACCCGCGCTCAGCGTCACTTCCCAGAGTTCTTCCAGTCCGTGCGTCACCCCCGCACCCCCGCCGCTCCCTTCGGCTGGGAAAACACCGCCTCTGTCCGCCGCCAAGACCGGGGGCAAGAAATCCACGCCGAAGAGCGTCAAGACCAGTTCCACCAACACCTCGAAGGCACCGCCGGTTCCCAAGCCGCAACAGAAACCGCAGGAAGACGAACAGACGGCTCAGAGGATATACGCCATCCTCGACGAGTATGCGGAACAATTGAGGAACTCGCCGGATCTGAACAACAAGCCGGCGCCCAGGCGACGATCCAATCCCCCCACCAATCCCAGTCAATCCTCGAAGCGCAAGAAGTCCACGTCGGGCAAGCCCAAACCACCGGGGCAACAAAATTCCGAACTCAGTCCCGGGACCGATGACCTCGGGCGTACGATGGGCAGCGAAGATTCCTCCTCGGGTATCGTGCACGTGCAGGACAGCCCCGTTGGAGGACTGATGGCGGAGGACGCCCAGACCGTTGTGAATCTCGACAACGCACCGGTCGACGTCAGAAACTTGACCAACGACTCGAACGACGCGGTCGAAGTCAACTTGAAGCGGCGTAATCTGATATTCACCGACCAGAGCAACGCCGTTGGACAACCGCGGGCCGTTATCGTTCAGGAGACCGTGCAGACCGCCTCGGTCAGCGTCGGCGAGGCTCTAGCTTCGGTGACGGGGAAAATTGGTAGCACCGCGGTATTGGTACCGGGTACCAATTACATTCTGCCGATGAATCTTATGAAGGGAGGACAACAGTTCACCATAGTTTCGGGTGCCTCCAAACTGCTCGCCACCGTTCCAACCAGCGTTGCCGGTGGCGTTTCCAACGCCCTCGTCCTTCAGTCGTTTTTGAATCAAGCCGGCAAGATTATCGCGCAACCGGCGCAGGTCAAACAGGTCAAAGTTCCCACCCTGCAAACGGTAAACACCGGCGGACAATCCATCgcccagcagcagcagcagcagcagcagcagcagtcgctccaacaacaacaacagcaacagcaacagcaacagcaacagcaacagtcgcttcaacaacaaaaacaacatcACGCTGTTCAAGGTCCCGCATCGGTCGTCATAACTCAGAGTAGCGCCGGTACGCAGTTCGTGACCACGGATTCCGTGGAAAGAAGCAATTCGGAGCGTTCCGCCAAGTCGGAAGCGACGAATCCAGGTGCACCAGCTGCTTCGAGCCATCAAGAAAGTTCAGGGAATTCGATCGTCGCGACTAAAGCGTCGACGGTCGGTCTGATGCAGAAAAACGTGAGCGAATACGACGCCGACAATCAACAGATTTGCGGAGTGATTACAACCAGTCCGAACTTGACGCTCCAGAGCGCGAGGCTGTTCAACTCTTCgatgggcaaactttcaacttCCGCGGGATTGAAGAGCGAGAATGTCGTTTGCCTGGCGCCCGCTACCGTCACCCAATCCTCGGTAAAAAAGTACAACCAAGAGACCGGGGGGGCTGCCAGCGGAATCGGGAGCGCGGGTGTCGAAGGATCGCAGACCGAAAAATCCATGTCCATGCAGACGGCTACCATCGCTCTGACTTTCGCACCGCAGTCGGAGGTCGGCGTTGTCAATGCGATGCACAAAGATGTCAAGAACAGCACGTCCGCGATCGCGGCGATACGTgggaataataaaatcgtATCGCCCAAATCGGCGAAGCGAAAACACGACGAAGAACCGGTTGCGGAGACGATCGCCAAAGGCAATTCCGTCGCGGATTCCGCGGCTTCTGCAACGCTGGAAAACGCTGCCAAGCTAG AACCCGAAACGGTGGACAACGACGAGAGGAAGGAGACGTCCGGCCGTTTCCTGGTGGCGGGAATCGACTCCGGCGCGGTCGACGTCGGTTCGGATATATTGGAGACGCCGACGCGGAGAAACAACGAGAACGTCAACGAGGCCGTTTTGAGGGTCGGGAACGGTCTTTTGTGCGGAAGTGCGAGGCTGCACGAAGCCTGGGAACCGGAAAGAAAGGCCTCATCCCCCGACACGCCTTGGCGATACGTTCCCACGGCCTCCAGTCAGCTGGGTATCGAACCCCTGAGAGTTCACTCCTCTTCGCGAGACGGCGGAAACCCGGACGGCGGGAGCGGCGGAGGCGGGACGAGCGGCGTCGGTAGCGTCACCGGTGGTAGTCCCTGCGGCGTCCACAGCGTTGTTCACATAATAAACAAGGGACAGGGTATCGAAATGGCGAGCGGTCAGCTTTATcagacgaccacgacgacgagtGCGACGACCAAGAAATACTTTATGAACCATACGCTCGAACCCTTCCAGCAATATCCGAGTCGATCGCAGATAAAAGCACAACTGAATCCACGACTGGATCGAGAACTTCTCCAGCAGAGAATGGAGAGAAAGGCCGCGGCTATGGAACGCGAATTGAGACTGCAGAAAAGTTTGTCGGAGGAATGCGAGGACCTGGGCGTCGACGAGCCGAGTACCAGCGATCTTTTTCCAGAAGCGGATCTTCTCTTCGACACGAATCATTCGCCCGCGTTCGATCAGTCCTCGCAGGACGCGACCTGCAGCAGCCAGCCACTGGGCTTGAAGTCGTACAATTCCTCTTCCTCGTACTTTCGCCCCCTCGACTCGTCGAGCAGTAGCAGGGACGCCAGTCCGGTGACGGACCAGAAGGGTGTCGAGCGTAGAAAAAACACCGCGCAGAGAACGCTGCGAAGCTTGAAGGACTCGGCGGCAAAGAGGGCGAAACGAGACAGAAACGACGACGCCGTCGCCAAAAAGATCTCGAAACAGTCGAAAATGGACAGCCGGCAGGCCGACCTCAGTCAGGACGAAAGTTCCAACAGCAATTCCGACGCGTACAGCCGATTGTCGGCCGCGGGCAACGACTCGTCCAAGGACGGGCCGGACGTCGGAATTCGGGATCATCGCGTCAAAATGAATTCCCGCAGCTCCAGGGCGGCCACGTCCAAGTCCAGCTCGCCCAGCAGTACTTCCGACCTTCTCCCCTCCGCAATGAAACTCCAGGACCCGGACGACCTCGACTCCGCGGTAACGAACGCCAACAACATGTCGACGGCCAGTTCGGGAGACGAAAGTCTGACCCTGATGGACGGGGGCACGGCGGACGTGACGATGCCCTCGCCCCTTTCGCCGCCGACCGGGCCCCTGTTGTCGACGCACAAATACACGTACGCGAACAAAAAGAGACCGCTCTGCAAATCGCAGCGAACCAGCGGCAAGGACTACATGTCCTGGGAGAGTCCGCTGTCGGACCAGGAGAGGACGAGcagcgaggacgaggacgagggcTCGAGTATCGGGGAATCGATCGGCAGCCAGCCGGGGGAGAGTACGGTCGTCAACGGCCTCGACGGCGACACGGACCCGCCCAACCCCGGCGAGAAATCACCCGACGATTATCGCTCCTCGTATCTGGACAAACGGCCTCGCAACAGCTTGAAGATCAACGCCAGGGTGACGCTGAATCGCAACGATCCTCCCAAGGGTGCCGGGGGCGGTGTCGGTTGCGGGACGGTCGTCAAACGCACAAAGAACGACTCGATCGGGGAATCCGGGGCAGTGTCGAGCGACAAAACTTCCGAACCTTCGGACGACGAGGGATCGCATCATCTTCATCCGCGGCATGCCACCGGTACCGCGGACTGCCGGGCGAGAAGGTCGAGCCTCCGAGGTCACGTCAAAAAAGGGTGCGCCTGTTGCAACGGATCACCCGAGAGACCAAAGAAGAAGTCCGTCAAGGTGGACCAGAAACTTAAAAAAAGATTGGCGTCTAAACAGTTGCTTAGAAAGAGGTAG